A single genomic interval of Malania oleifera isolate guangnan ecotype guangnan chromosome 11, ASM2987363v1, whole genome shotgun sequence harbors:
- the LOC131168383 gene encoding rop guanine nucleotide exchange factor 7-like isoform X1: MDRAPLHQEQGREQQQQKLGICLPLVKLRRSGNLNLPFSILGFWVCKSLRRLRCRVRFSNGLCFRRVGFDGMVVNNSVFCASPEEEKVAMEGVIEKNEGAEERKGEGSIENGSEIGAIVGLKEKVSRESSSSSEFLTSEATGNEEQSPSSSEGSFSPPSVGWPLDKSEANHCRCSNIAQDAEKPHFDDRRLEKQGSAIPEIEMMKERFSKLLLGEDMSGCGNGVCTALAISNAITNLCATLFGQLWRLEPLPPEKKSMWRREMEWLLCVSDHIVELIPSWQTFPDGSKMEVMTCRPRSDLYVNLPALHKLDNMLLEILDSFENTEFWYVDQGILAPDADGSTSFRRNLQRQEEKWWLPVPRVPPGGLHEDSRKQLQHKRDCTNQILKAAMAINSTTLSEMEVPDSYLDVLPKSGKTCLGDLIYRYITSDQFSPERLLCCLDLSSEHQALEIANRVEASIFVWRRRTVSKPINSTNRSASKSSWEIVKELMVDAEKRELLADRAESLLLCLKQRFPGLPQTTLDMSKIQYNKDVGKSILESYSRVLESLAFNIVARIDDLLYVDDLTKHSDQFSSISKVGIIARKSVSVSYSVPIPSTPYKTAYTTPSFSPGKLVNPSNGDRSPSISSSKLPHCGFGVKKVLTDYLNMDIKANDCGNPIEGSDPIDAISNIIQRRQEFWMEIESIDSRKEAISSPTKDSVAVEE, from the exons ATGGATAGAGCTCCCCTCCACCAAGAACAGGGACGAGAACAACAGCAACAAAAGCTCGGAATTTGCCTGCCATTGGTGAAGCTCAGACGGTCTGGTAACCTGAACCTCCCATTTTCAATTTTGGGCTTTTGGGTCTGTAAATCTCTTCGGCGCTTGCGTTGCAGAGTTCGATTCTCGAATGGGCTTTGCTTTAGAAGGGTAGGGTTTGATGGTATGGTAGTGAACAACTCTGTTTTCTGCGCTTCCCCTGAAGAAGAAAAAGTTGCAATGGAGGGTGTGATCGAGAAGAATGAAGGAGCGGAAGAGAGGAAAGGAGAAGGATCTATTGAAAATGGAAGTGAAATTGGGGCTATTGTGGGTTTGAAAGAAAAGGTGTCTCGGGAGAGCAGTTCGAGCTCGGAGTTTTTGACATCCGAGGCGACAGGGAACGAGGAACAGAGCCCTAGCAGCTCGGAAGGGTCATTTTCTCCCCCTTCCGTGGGTTGGCCTCTTGACAAGTCCGAGGCAAATCATTGTCGTTGTTCTAATATTGCTCAAGATGCAGAGAAACCCCATTTCGATGATAGGAGGTTAGAGAAACAAGGTTCAGCAATTCCAG AGATTGAGATGATGAAGGAAAGGTTTTCAAAGCTGCTGCTGGGAGAAGATATGTCAGGTTGTGGAAATGGTGTCTGCACAGCATTGGCTATTTCAAATGCCAttactaatctttgtg CTACCCTGTTTGGGCAATTGTGGAGATTAGAACCTCTACCACCTGAAAAGAAATCAATGTGGCGTAGAGAGATGGAATGGCTTCTTTGCGTTAGCGATCACATTGTTGAGTTGATACCCTCATGGCAGACATTTCCAGATGGAAGCAAAATGGAG GTCATGACTTGCAGACCCCGATCAGATCTTTATGTCAATCTTCCAGCTTTGCATAAACTAGATAATATGCTTCTC GAAATATTGGATAGTTTTGAAAACACAGAGTTCTGGTATGTTGACCAAGGGATTCTAGCCCCAGATGCTGATGGGTCGACCTCTTTCCGGAGGAATCTTCAGCGTCAGGAGGAGAAATGGTGGCTACCCGTGCCTCGAGTCCCTCCTGGTGGCCTCCATGAAGATTCAAGAAAGCAGTTGCAGCACAAACGTGATTGCACAAACCAGATACTAAAAGCTGCCATGGCTATCAACAGTACTACTTTATCTGAAATGGAAGTTCCTGATTCATACTTAGATGTTCTTCCAAAG AGCGGGAAAACCTGTTTGGGCGATCTTATCTATCGATATATTACATCAGATCAGTTTTCCCCCGAACGTCTGCTCTGCTGCCTGGACTTGTCCTCTGAACATCAAGCTCTAGAGATTGCCAACCGAGTGGAGGCTTCAATCTTTGTGTGGCGCCGAAGAACTGTATCAAAGCCTATAAATAGCACAAACCGATCTGCATCAAAGTCCTCATGGGAAATTGTAAAGGAGCTAATGGTTGATGCAGAGAAGAGGGAATTGCTTGCGGATCGAGCTGAAAGCCTCCTGCTTTGCTTGAAGCAACGATTCCCTGGCCTTCCCCAAACAACTCTAGACATGAGCAAAATCCAATACAACAAG GATGTTGGAAAATCCATTTTAGAGAGCTACTCAAGAGTTCTGGAGAGCTTGGCATTTAATATTGTAGCACGCATAGATGATCTACTATATGTGGATGATTTGACCAAGCATTCAGATCAATTCTCCTCTATCTCTAAAGTTGGTATCATTGCCCGCAAGAGTGTTTCAGTTTCATACTCGGTGCCCATCCCGAGCACCCCATATAAAACAGCTTATACCACACCAAGCTTTTCACCAGGAAAGCTAGTTAATCCCAGTAACGGAGATCGGTCACCTTCAATTAGCAGCAGCAAGCTGCCCCATTGTGGCTTTGGCGTGAAAAAGGTTTTGACTGATTATCTTAATATGGATATAAAAGCGAACGATTGTGGAAACCCTATTGAAGGATCAGATCCAATAGACGCAATATCAAACATAATTCAACGAAGACAGGAGTTTTGGATGGAGATAGAGTCCATCGACTCTAGGAAAGAGGCTATCAGCTCACCCACAAAGGACTCTGTTGCTGTGGAGGAATGA
- the LOC131168383 gene encoding rop guanine nucleotide exchange factor 7-like isoform X2: MDRAPLHQEQGREQQQQKLGICLPLVKLRRSGNLNLPFSILGFWVCKSLRRLRCRVRFSNGLCFRRVGFDGMVVNNSVFCASPEEEKVAMEGVIEKNEGAEERKGEGSIENGSEIGAIVGLKEKVSRESSSSSEFLTSEATGNEEQSPSSSEGSFSPPSVGWPLDKSEANHCRCSNIAQDAEKPHFDDRRLEKQGSAIPEIEMMKERFSKLLLGEDMSGCGNGVCTALAISNAITNLCATLFGQLWRLEPLPPEKKSMWRREMEWLLCVSDHIVELIPSWQTFPDGSKMEEILDSFENTEFWYVDQGILAPDADGSTSFRRNLQRQEEKWWLPVPRVPPGGLHEDSRKQLQHKRDCTNQILKAAMAINSTTLSEMEVPDSYLDVLPKSGKTCLGDLIYRYITSDQFSPERLLCCLDLSSEHQALEIANRVEASIFVWRRRTVSKPINSTNRSASKSSWEIVKELMVDAEKRELLADRAESLLLCLKQRFPGLPQTTLDMSKIQYNKDVGKSILESYSRVLESLAFNIVARIDDLLYVDDLTKHSDQFSSISKVGIIARKSVSVSYSVPIPSTPYKTAYTTPSFSPGKLVNPSNGDRSPSISSSKLPHCGFGVKKVLTDYLNMDIKANDCGNPIEGSDPIDAISNIIQRRQEFWMEIESIDSRKEAISSPTKDSVAVEE, from the exons ATGGATAGAGCTCCCCTCCACCAAGAACAGGGACGAGAACAACAGCAACAAAAGCTCGGAATTTGCCTGCCATTGGTGAAGCTCAGACGGTCTGGTAACCTGAACCTCCCATTTTCAATTTTGGGCTTTTGGGTCTGTAAATCTCTTCGGCGCTTGCGTTGCAGAGTTCGATTCTCGAATGGGCTTTGCTTTAGAAGGGTAGGGTTTGATGGTATGGTAGTGAACAACTCTGTTTTCTGCGCTTCCCCTGAAGAAGAAAAAGTTGCAATGGAGGGTGTGATCGAGAAGAATGAAGGAGCGGAAGAGAGGAAAGGAGAAGGATCTATTGAAAATGGAAGTGAAATTGGGGCTATTGTGGGTTTGAAAGAAAAGGTGTCTCGGGAGAGCAGTTCGAGCTCGGAGTTTTTGACATCCGAGGCGACAGGGAACGAGGAACAGAGCCCTAGCAGCTCGGAAGGGTCATTTTCTCCCCCTTCCGTGGGTTGGCCTCTTGACAAGTCCGAGGCAAATCATTGTCGTTGTTCTAATATTGCTCAAGATGCAGAGAAACCCCATTTCGATGATAGGAGGTTAGAGAAACAAGGTTCAGCAATTCCAG AGATTGAGATGATGAAGGAAAGGTTTTCAAAGCTGCTGCTGGGAGAAGATATGTCAGGTTGTGGAAATGGTGTCTGCACAGCATTGGCTATTTCAAATGCCAttactaatctttgtg CTACCCTGTTTGGGCAATTGTGGAGATTAGAACCTCTACCACCTGAAAAGAAATCAATGTGGCGTAGAGAGATGGAATGGCTTCTTTGCGTTAGCGATCACATTGTTGAGTTGATACCCTCATGGCAGACATTTCCAGATGGAAGCAAAATGGAG GAAATATTGGATAGTTTTGAAAACACAGAGTTCTGGTATGTTGACCAAGGGATTCTAGCCCCAGATGCTGATGGGTCGACCTCTTTCCGGAGGAATCTTCAGCGTCAGGAGGAGAAATGGTGGCTACCCGTGCCTCGAGTCCCTCCTGGTGGCCTCCATGAAGATTCAAGAAAGCAGTTGCAGCACAAACGTGATTGCACAAACCAGATACTAAAAGCTGCCATGGCTATCAACAGTACTACTTTATCTGAAATGGAAGTTCCTGATTCATACTTAGATGTTCTTCCAAAG AGCGGGAAAACCTGTTTGGGCGATCTTATCTATCGATATATTACATCAGATCAGTTTTCCCCCGAACGTCTGCTCTGCTGCCTGGACTTGTCCTCTGAACATCAAGCTCTAGAGATTGCCAACCGAGTGGAGGCTTCAATCTTTGTGTGGCGCCGAAGAACTGTATCAAAGCCTATAAATAGCACAAACCGATCTGCATCAAAGTCCTCATGGGAAATTGTAAAGGAGCTAATGGTTGATGCAGAGAAGAGGGAATTGCTTGCGGATCGAGCTGAAAGCCTCCTGCTTTGCTTGAAGCAACGATTCCCTGGCCTTCCCCAAACAACTCTAGACATGAGCAAAATCCAATACAACAAG GATGTTGGAAAATCCATTTTAGAGAGCTACTCAAGAGTTCTGGAGAGCTTGGCATTTAATATTGTAGCACGCATAGATGATCTACTATATGTGGATGATTTGACCAAGCATTCAGATCAATTCTCCTCTATCTCTAAAGTTGGTATCATTGCCCGCAAGAGTGTTTCAGTTTCATACTCGGTGCCCATCCCGAGCACCCCATATAAAACAGCTTATACCACACCAAGCTTTTCACCAGGAAAGCTAGTTAATCCCAGTAACGGAGATCGGTCACCTTCAATTAGCAGCAGCAAGCTGCCCCATTGTGGCTTTGGCGTGAAAAAGGTTTTGACTGATTATCTTAATATGGATATAAAAGCGAACGATTGTGGAAACCCTATTGAAGGATCAGATCCAATAGACGCAATATCAAACATAATTCAACGAAGACAGGAGTTTTGGATGGAGATAGAGTCCATCGACTCTAGGAAAGAGGCTATCAGCTCACCCACAAAGGACTCTGTTGCTGTGGAGGAATGA